From Salarias fasciatus chromosome 5, fSalaFa1.1, whole genome shotgun sequence, a single genomic window includes:
- the slc2a1b gene encoding solute carrier family 2, facilitated glucose transporter member 1 produces the protein MDSGKQITFPLLMSVGTAVIGSLQFGYNTGVINAPQKVIENFINETWNQRYNDQITPGSLTAIWSISVAIFSVGGIFGSFSVGLFVNRLGRRNSMLMANILAFIAAALMGFSKMASSWEMLIIGRFVVGLYSGLSTGFVPMYVGEVSPTALRGALGTLHQLGIVVGILIAQVFGLTSIMGNDDLWPLLLGFTFIPAVIQCALLPLCPESPRFLLINKNEENKAKSVLKKLRGTTDVSSDMQEMKEESRQMMREKKVTILELFRSPLYRQPLIVAVILQLSQQLSGINAVFYYSTRIFEKAGVAQPVYATIGAGAVNTAFTVVSLFVVERAGRRSLHLLGLLGMAGAAVLMTIALALLEQYKWMSYLSIVAIFAFVAFFEIGPGPIPWFIVAELFSQGPRPSAIAVAGFSNWTANFIVGMGFQYVEELCGPYVFVIFTVLLLMFFIFTYFKVPETKGRTFDEIAAGFRQTAAPGGEKHSPEELNSLGADSQL, from the exons CAAATAACCTTCCCGTTGTTGATGAGTGTTGGAAcggctgtgattggctcccTGCAGTTTGGCTACAACACAGGTGTCATCAATGCCCCTCAGAAG GTTATTGAGAATTTCATCAATGAGACGTGGAATCAACGTTACAATGACCAAATCACCCCAGGCTCCCTCACGGCCATCTGGTCCATCTCCGTCGCCATCTTCTCTGTGGGAGGCATCTTTGGCTCCTTCTCTGTTGGACTGTTTGTCAACCGCCTGGGAAG ACGGAACTCAATGCTGATGGCGAACATCTTGGCCTTTATCGCAGCCGCTCTGATGGGATTTTCCAAAATGGCTTCCTCCTGGGAAATGCTGATCATCGGCCGGTTTGTGGTCGGGCTCTACTCTGGCCTCTCCACAGGatttgtgcccatgtacgtagGTGAAGTGTCCCCAACCGCCCTGCGAGGAGCGCTGGGCACCCTGCACCAGCTGGGTATTGTCGTCGGCATCCTCATTGCACAG GTGTTTGGCTTGACGAGCATCATGGGTAATGATGACTTGTGGCCACTCCTATTGGGCTTCACCTTCATCCCAGCTGTAATCCAGTGCGCCCTACTGCCTCTGTGCCCTGAAAGCCCCCGATTCCTGCTCATCAACAAGAACGAAGAGAACAAGGCCAAGAGTG TGTTGAAGAAGCTCCGGGGCACCACCGATGTGAGCTCTGACATGCAGGAGATGAAGGAGGAAAGCCGACAGATGATGAGGGAGAAGAAGGTGACCATCTTGGAGCTCTTCCGCTCGCCTCTCTACCGTCAGCCCCTCATCGTCGCCGTCATCCTGCAGCTCTCCCAGCAGCTGTCTGGAATCAACGCG GTGTTTTACTACTCGACTCGAATATTTGAAAAAGCTGGAGTTGCCCAACCCGTCTACGCCACCATCGGGGCCGGAGCAGTCAACACAGCTTTCACCGTTGTGTCG CTGTTTGTGGTAGAGCGTGCTGGACGCAGATCTTTGCACCTGCTGGGCCTGTTGGGAATGGCCGGAGCTGCTGTTCTGATGACTATTGCCTTAGCTCTGCTG GAACAATACAAATGGATGTCGTATTTGAGCATCGTTGCCATTTTCGCCTTTGTGGCCTTCTTTGAGATCGGGCCGGGTCCCATCCCCTGGTTCATCGTGGCTGAGCTGTTCTCACAGGGCCCCAGGCCCTCAGCCATCGCTGTGGCTGGGTTCTCCAACTGGACGGCCAACTTCATCGTAGGAATGGGCTTCCAGTATGTGGAG GAGCTGTGCGGCCCCTATGTGTTTGTCATcttcactgtgctgctgctcatgttctTCATCTTCACTTACTTCAAAGTGCCAGAGACCAAGGGCCGGACATTTGACGAGATCGCGGCTGGCTTTCGCCAGACGGCTGCTCCGGGGGGAGAGAAGCACTCGCCGGAGGAGCTGAACAGCCTGGGAGCTGACTCTCAACTCTGA